One window of the Prinia subflava isolate CZ2003 ecotype Zambia chromosome 1, Cam_Psub_1.2, whole genome shotgun sequence genome contains the following:
- the LOC134552678 gene encoding tubulin beta-2 chain: MREIVHIQAGQCGNQIGAKFWEVISDEHGIDPTGSYHGDSDLQLERINVYYNEATGNKYVPRAILVDLEPGTMDSVRSGPFGQIFRPDNFVFGQSGAGNNWAKGHYTEGAELVDSVLDVVRKESESCDCLQGFQLTHSLGGGTGSGMGTLLISKIREEYPDRIMNTFSVMPSPKVSDTVVEPYNATLSVHQLVENTDETYCIDNEALYDICFRTLKLTTPTYGDLNHLVSATMSGVTTCLRFPGQLNADLRKLAVNMVPFPRLHFFMPGFAPLTSRGSQQYRALTVPELTQQMFDSKNMMAACDPRHGRYLTVAAIFRGRMSMKEVDEQMLNVQNKNSSYFVEWIPNNVKTAVCDIPPRGLKMSATFIGNSTAIQELFKRISEQFTAMFRRKAFLHWYTGEGMDEMEFTEAESNMNDLVSEYQQYQDATADEQGEFEEEGEEDEA, from the exons ATGCGTGAGATCGTGCACATCCAAGCCGGGCAGTGCGGCAACCAGATCGGCGCCAAG TTCTGGGAGGTCATCAGCGATGAGCACGGCATCGACCCCACAGGCAGCTACCACGGAGACAGCgacctgcagctggagaggatCAACGTCTACTACAATGAAGCCACCG GTAACAAGTACGTCCCCCGTGCCATCCTCGTGGACCTGGAACCTGGCACCATGGACTCCGTGCGCTCTGGCCCCTTTGGACAGATCTTCCGTCCCGACAACTTTGTCTTTG GTCAGAGCGGGGCCGGCAACAACTGGGCCAAGGGGCACTACACGGAAGGCGCCGAGCTGGTGGACTCCGTACTGGACGTGGTGAGGAAGGAGTCGGAGAGCTGCGACTGCCTCCAGGGCTTCCAGCTGACCCACTCGCTGGGCGGAGGCACGGGCTCTGGCATGGGCACCCTGCTGATCAGCAAGATCCGGGAGGAGTACCCCGACCGCATCATGAACACCTTCAGCGTCATGCCCTCGCCCAAGGTGTCGGACACGGTGGTAGAGCCCTACAATGCCACCCTCTCTGTGCACCAGCTGGTGGAGAACACGGACGAGACCTACTGCATCGACAACGAGGCCCTGTATGACATTTGCTTCCGCACCCTGAAGCTGACCACTCCCACCTACGGCGACCTCAACCACCTGGTGTCGGCCACCATGAGCGGCGTGACCACCTGCCTTCGCTTCCCCGGCCAGCTGAACGCCGACCTGCGCAAGCTGGCGGTCAACATGGTGCCTTTCCCGCGGCTGCACTTCTTCATGCCGGGCTTCGCCCCGCTGACCAGCCGCGGCAGCCAGCAGTACCGCGCCCTGACGGTGCCCGAGCTGACGCAGCAGATGTTCGACTCCAAGAACATGATGGCCGCCTGCGACCCCCGCCACGGCCGCTACCTGACCGTGGCCGCCATCTTCCGGGGCCGCATGTCCATGAAGGAGGTGGACGAGCAGATGCTCAACGTGCAGAACAAGAACAGCAGCTACTTTGTGGAGTGGATCCCCAACAACGTCAAGACGGCCGTCTGCGACATCCCCCCGCGCGGCCTCAAGATGTCGGCCACCTTCATCGGCAACAGCACGGCCATCCAGGAGCTCTTCAAGAGGATCTCGGAGCAGTTCACGGCCATGTTCCGCCGCAAGGCTTTCTTGCACTGGTACACCGGCGAGGGCATGGATGAAATGGAGTTCACCGAGGCCGAGAGCAACATGAACGACCTGGTCTCTGAGTACCAGCAGTACCAGGACGCCACTGCTGATGAGCAGGGCGAGTttgaagaggaaggagaggaggatgaGGCATAA